In one window of Nocardia brasiliensis DNA:
- a CDS encoding acyl-CoA synthetase translates to MQPSPAPSAPPPQQPPVQESVKILGLWNIAEAEPDRIAMVDPAGREVTYRELATLADRYATGLRGLGLETGDVLVSMVHNCTEAIAAYFAAYQAGLYIVAVNWHLTGPEVAYILQDSEAKAFLASDRFAATATAAADEAKLPATARFSVGEIEGFRSVAWLGAADTGRPSDRSTGAPMLYTSGTTGRPKGVRRPLTGADPDVVPPHTTAFFGLFELAPYDDHVHICGSPLYHTAVLNFATISIQLGHKLVLMDRWDAEEMLRLIDRYRVTHSHMVPTQFHRLLALPEAVRAKYDVSSLRSMVHGAAPCPQETKRQMLEWWGPTVTEYYAATEGGGTVINGADWLRKPGSVGKAWPWSVIKVLSEEDGTEVPAGEPGLVYMRMGASSFEYHHDKAKTEDARVGDLFTVGDIGHLDEDGYLYLHDRRSDLILSGGVNIYPAEIENVLVTHPKVADVAVFGIPHPDWGAEVKAVIQPVAGIEGGEALTAELLSFAATQLAKYKMPKSIDYLPELPRDPNGKLYKRKLRDRYVSAP, encoded by the coding sequence ATGCAGCCTTCACCCGCCCCGTCGGCTCCGCCCCCTCAGCAACCCCCTGTGCAAGAGTCGGTGAAAATTCTCGGTTTGTGGAACATCGCCGAGGCCGAACCCGACCGCATCGCCATGGTCGACCCGGCGGGCCGGGAGGTGACGTACCGCGAATTGGCCACCCTCGCTGACCGATACGCCACCGGCCTACGCGGGCTCGGCCTGGAAACCGGCGACGTGCTGGTCAGCATGGTGCACAACTGCACGGAGGCGATCGCCGCCTACTTCGCGGCGTATCAGGCCGGGCTCTACATCGTCGCGGTGAACTGGCACCTCACCGGCCCCGAGGTCGCCTACATCCTGCAGGACAGCGAGGCGAAGGCGTTCCTGGCCAGTGACCGCTTCGCCGCCACCGCGACCGCCGCCGCCGACGAGGCGAAATTGCCTGCCACCGCGCGCTTTTCGGTCGGCGAGATCGAGGGCTTCCGCTCGGTGGCCTGGCTCGGCGCGGCCGACACCGGGCGGCCGTCGGACCGCAGCACCGGTGCGCCGATGCTCTACACCTCCGGCACCACCGGGCGGCCCAAGGGTGTGCGCCGCCCGCTCACCGGCGCCGACCCTGACGTCGTGCCGCCGCACACCACCGCGTTCTTCGGGTTGTTCGAGCTCGCCCCCTACGACGATCACGTGCACATCTGCGGCTCGCCGCTCTATCACACGGCCGTGCTGAACTTCGCGACCATCTCGATCCAGTTGGGGCACAAGCTCGTACTGATGGACCGGTGGGACGCGGAGGAGATGCTGCGGCTCATCGACCGGTACCGGGTGACGCACAGCCACATGGTGCCCACCCAGTTCCATCGGCTGCTTGCGCTGCCCGAGGCCGTGCGCGCCAAATACGATGTCTCCTCGCTGCGCAGCATGGTGCACGGCGCCGCGCCGTGCCCGCAGGAGACCAAGCGGCAGATGCTCGAATGGTGGGGTCCGACGGTCACCGAGTACTACGCGGCCACCGAGGGCGGCGGCACGGTGATCAACGGCGCCGACTGGTTGCGCAAGCCCGGTTCGGTCGGCAAGGCCTGGCCCTGGTCGGTGATCAAGGTGCTCAGCGAGGAGGACGGCACCGAGGTGCCCGCCGGTGAGCCGGGTCTGGTCTACATGCGTATGGGCGCCTCGAGTTTCGAATACCACCACGACAAGGCCAAGACCGAGGATGCGCGCGTCGGCGATCTGTTCACCGTCGGCGACATCGGCCACCTCGACGAGGACGGCTATCTCTACCTGCACGACCGTCGTTCGGACCTGATCCTGTCCGGCGGGGTGAACATCTATCCCGCCGAGATCGAGAACGTGCTCGTCACCCACCCCAAGGTCGCCGACGTCGCCGTGTTCGGCATTCCGCACCCGGACTGGGGCGCCGAGGTCAAAGCGGTGATCCAGCCCGTCGCCGGCATCGAGGGCGGCGAAGCCCTCACCGCCGAGCTCTTGTCCTTCGCCGCAACACAACTCGCGAAATACAAGATGCCGAAGTCCATCGACTACCTGCCCGAACTGCCGCGCGACCCCAACGGCAAGCTCTACAAGCGCAAGCTGCGCGACCGGTACGTATCCGCCCCCTGA
- a CDS encoding sigma-70 family RNA polymerase sigma factor, with the protein MNDLSGKSAGLDPDVLESFEKHRRELCAYAYRMLGSSFEAEDAVQETFTRAWKSYESFEGRASVRSWLYRITTNVCLDMLDGPQRRARPMDLSGPSRPDSPLPAPQPDYVWIEPIPNALAFGADPADHASAKDTLRLAFVAACQHLPATQRAILIMREVLRFSANETAEALTMSPASVNSALQRARATMSKVQPSTSDNYDESNEDQRKLVDNFVKAFEAYDMDTLTTLLKTDVALSMPPIELWISGPENVAAFMLGHGSGCRDSRMIRLEGANGHPAFGHYKPSDQPGVWLPWSITVLELDGDTISGLNFFLDTEKLFPLFGLAPELREEA; encoded by the coding sequence ATGAACGACCTGTCCGGCAAATCCGCCGGCCTCGATCCCGACGTCCTCGAATCCTTCGAGAAGCATCGCCGGGAATTGTGCGCTTATGCCTACCGCATGCTCGGCTCGTCCTTCGAGGCCGAAGACGCGGTCCAGGAAACCTTCACCCGCGCGTGGAAGTCCTACGAATCGTTCGAGGGTCGTGCGAGTGTGCGCTCCTGGCTGTATCGGATCACCACCAACGTCTGCCTGGACATGCTCGACGGTCCACAGCGGCGCGCCAGGCCGATGGATCTTTCCGGCCCGTCGCGCCCGGACTCGCCACTACCCGCGCCACAGCCGGACTACGTCTGGATCGAGCCGATCCCGAACGCCCTCGCGTTCGGCGCCGACCCGGCCGACCACGCCTCGGCCAAGGACACACTGCGGCTGGCCTTCGTCGCGGCCTGCCAGCACCTGCCCGCCACCCAGCGCGCCATCCTGATCATGCGCGAGGTGCTGCGGTTCTCCGCCAACGAGACCGCCGAGGCGCTCACCATGTCGCCCGCGTCGGTCAACAGCGCGCTCCAGCGCGCCAGGGCGACCATGTCGAAGGTGCAGCCGAGCACCTCGGACAACTACGACGAGTCCAACGAAGACCAGCGCAAGCTCGTCGACAACTTCGTCAAGGCCTTCGAGGCCTACGACATGGACACCCTGACCACGCTGCTCAAAACCGATGTGGCGCTGTCCATGCCGCCGATCGAGCTGTGGATCTCCGGCCCGGAGAACGTGGCCGCGTTCATGCTCGGCCACGGCAGCGGCTGCCGCGACTCCCGGATGATCCGGCTCGAGGGCGCCAACGGCCACCCCGCCTTCGGCCACTACAAGCCGAGCGACCAACCGGGCGTCTGGCTCCCCTGGTCGATCACCGTCCTGGAACTGGACGGCGACACCATCTCCGGCCTGAACTTCTTCCTCGACACCGAAAAGCTGTTCCCCCTTTTCGGACTCGCCCCAGAACTCCGCGAAGAGGCATAG
- a CDS encoding VOC family protein: protein MSSRMIFLNFPVADLDRSKKFYECLGWKVNQEFTDDNAACIVVDDNICVMLLTKQFFTTFGRRPVADTTEQLGASYSLALTSIAEVDSYIGAALAAGGTEEVNADKQAQEEQFGMYSRTFIDPDGHQWEPFWMDYPAV, encoded by the coding sequence ATGAGCAGCCGGATGATTTTTCTCAACTTCCCCGTCGCCGATCTGGATCGGTCGAAGAAGTTCTACGAGTGTCTCGGCTGGAAGGTCAATCAGGAGTTCACCGACGACAATGCGGCCTGCATCGTGGTCGACGACAACATCTGCGTCATGTTGCTGACCAAACAGTTCTTCACCACGTTCGGCAGGCGTCCGGTCGCCGACACCACCGAGCAGCTCGGCGCCTCCTACAGTTTGGCGCTGACCAGTATCGCCGAGGTGGACTCCTACATCGGCGCGGCGCTGGCCGCGGGCGGCACCGAGGAGGTCAACGCGGACAAGCAGGCGCAGGAGGAGCAGTTCGGCATGTACAGCCGCACGTTCATCGACCCCGACGGGCACCAGTGGGAGCCGTTCTGGATGGACTATCCGGCGGTCTGA
- a CDS encoding crotonase/enoyl-CoA hydratase family protein yields the protein MPHCLVEKRDHVLIVTMNRPEARNALSAEMMAIMRDAWDQVDNDPDIRVAILTGAGGAFCAGADLKAMTAQHPGDSFAGGGWDLSKIEALLKGRRLSKPLIAAVEGPAIAGGTEILQGTDIRVAGESAKFGVSEARWGLFPLGGSAVRLVRQIPYTVAADILLTGRHVTAAEAKQIGLIGHVVPDGGALDKALELAAQIAANGPLAVQAILRTIRETEGMHEEEAFRIDAELGMAVFKSADAKEGPKAFAQKRTPTFTGS from the coding sequence ATGCCACACTGTCTCGTCGAGAAACGTGATCACGTCCTGATCGTCACGATGAATCGCCCCGAGGCGCGCAACGCGCTCTCGGCCGAAATGATGGCGATCATGCGCGACGCCTGGGACCAGGTGGACAACGATCCGGACATCCGGGTCGCGATTCTGACCGGCGCGGGCGGTGCGTTCTGCGCGGGCGCGGACCTGAAGGCGATGACCGCGCAGCACCCCGGCGATTCCTTCGCGGGCGGTGGTTGGGACCTGTCGAAGATCGAGGCGCTGCTGAAGGGCCGCAGGCTCAGCAAACCGTTGATCGCCGCGGTCGAGGGCCCCGCCATCGCCGGCGGCACCGAGATCCTGCAGGGCACCGACATCCGGGTGGCCGGCGAGAGCGCGAAATTCGGTGTGTCCGAGGCCCGTTGGGGATTGTTCCCGCTCGGCGGCTCGGCCGTGCGACTGGTCCGCCAGATCCCCTACACCGTCGCCGCCGACATCCTGCTGACCGGCAGGCACGTCACCGCGGCCGAAGCGAAGCAGATCGGGCTGATCGGGCACGTGGTCCCCGACGGCGGCGCGCTGGACAAGGCGCTCGAGCTCGCGGCCCAGATCGCCGCGAACGGCCCGCTCGCGGTGCAGGCCATCCTGCGCACCATCCGGGAGACCGAGGGCATGCACGAGGAGGAGGCGTTCCGGATCGACGCCGAACTCGGCATGGCGGTGTTCAAGTCCGCCGATGCCAAGGAGGGCCCGAAGGCCTTCGCGCAGAAGCGCACGCCGACCTTCACCGGTAGCTGA
- a CDS encoding acyl-CoA synthetase produces the protein MSYNIADLVEHTIDLMPDRVALADDSREVTYAQLEERANKLAHYLLEHGVQPGDKVGIYSRNTIEAVEAMVAVFKARAVMVNVNFRYVENELQYIFDNSDMVALIHERRYSDRVAGVLPKTPLLKTVIVVDDDTTATTATAVDSVEYEAALAASSGERDFGERSGDDIFMLYTGGTTGLPKGVMWRHEDWWRVLGGGINFLNGEYVQDEWHQSKQGAGNPQMVRFPIPPMIHGGSQTATFHSLFDGGKAVMIPEFTGHGVWQHIDRHKINLIFITGDAMARPMVDALLEGNPETGAPYDLSSLYVIASSAALFSPTLKDKFLELLPNRMITDSIGSSETGFGGLSVIAKGANHTGGPRVKIDAATEVLDEHGNPVVPGSGQVGLIARKGHIPVGYYKDEAKTAATFKVFNGIRYSIPGDYARVEEDGTVTMLGRGSVSINSGGEKIYPEEVEGALKCHPEVFDALVVGVEDERWGQRVVAVVQCRGDKRPTLEELRPVLTQEIAPYKLPRSLWFVDQIKRNPAGKPDYRWAKAQTEERPADEHAQASSK, from the coding sequence GTGAGCTACAACATAGCGGACCTTGTCGAACACACCATCGACCTGATGCCCGACCGCGTCGCGCTCGCGGACGACAGCCGTGAGGTCACCTACGCCCAGCTGGAGGAGCGCGCCAACAAACTGGCTCACTACCTGCTCGAACATGGCGTTCAGCCGGGCGACAAGGTGGGCATCTACTCGCGCAACACGATCGAGGCGGTCGAGGCCATGGTCGCGGTGTTCAAGGCGCGGGCGGTGATGGTCAACGTGAACTTCCGTTATGTCGAGAACGAGTTGCAATATATCTTCGACAATTCGGACATGGTCGCGCTGATTCACGAGCGTCGCTACAGCGACCGAGTGGCCGGGGTACTCCCGAAAACCCCGCTGCTGAAGACGGTGATCGTTGTCGACGACGATACGACCGCGACCACCGCGACCGCAGTGGATTCGGTCGAATACGAAGCCGCGCTTGCTGCCTCGTCGGGGGAGCGTGACTTCGGCGAACGCTCCGGCGACGACATCTTCATGCTCTACACCGGCGGCACCACGGGCCTGCCCAAGGGCGTGATGTGGCGGCACGAGGACTGGTGGCGGGTGCTCGGTGGCGGCATCAACTTCCTCAACGGTGAATACGTCCAGGACGAGTGGCATCAGTCCAAGCAGGGCGCGGGCAACCCGCAGATGGTGCGGTTCCCGATTCCGCCGATGATCCACGGTGGCTCACAGACGGCGACCTTCCACAGCCTGTTCGACGGGGGGAAGGCCGTGATGATCCCGGAGTTCACCGGGCACGGCGTGTGGCAGCACATCGACCGGCACAAGATCAATCTCATCTTCATCACCGGTGACGCGATGGCCAGGCCGATGGTCGACGCACTGCTCGAGGGGAACCCGGAAACCGGTGCGCCCTATGATCTTTCGAGCCTGTACGTGATCGCCAGCAGCGCCGCGCTGTTCTCGCCGACGCTCAAGGACAAGTTCCTCGAACTGCTGCCCAACCGGATGATCACCGATTCCATCGGTTCCTCGGAGACCGGGTTCGGCGGGCTGTCGGTTATCGCCAAGGGCGCCAACCACACCGGCGGGCCGCGGGTGAAGATCGACGCCGCCACCGAGGTGCTCGACGAGCACGGCAATCCGGTGGTGCCCGGCTCCGGGCAGGTCGGGCTCATCGCGCGTAAGGGGCACATCCCGGTCGGCTACTACAAGGACGAGGCCAAGACCGCGGCAACGTTCAAGGTGTTCAACGGGATTCGCTACTCGATCCCCGGCGACTACGCCAGGGTCGAGGAGGACGGCACGGTCACCATGCTCGGCCGCGGCTCGGTCAGCATCAATAGCGGCGGCGAGAAGATCTACCCCGAAGAGGTCGAGGGGGCGCTGAAGTGTCACCCCGAGGTGTTCGACGCCCTCGTCGTCGGTGTCGAGGACGAACGCTGGGGTCAGCGCGTGGTCGCCGTCGTGCAGTGCCGCGGTGACAAGCGGCCAACCCTCGAGGAGTTGCGTCCGGTCCTCACCCAGGAGATCGCCCCCTACAAGCTGCCGCGCAGCCTGTGGTTCGTCGACCAGATCAAGCGCAATCCGGCGGGCAAGCCCGACTACCGCTGGGCCAAGGCGCAAACCGAGGAACGCCCCGCCGACGAGCACGCTCAGGCGAGCAGCAAGTAG
- a CDS encoding FAD-dependent monooxygenase, whose amino-acid sequence MNTIQHPLPATTSVVVVGAGPAGLTTAITLADAGVDFVLLDRLAEGANTSRAAVIHARTLEVLHELGVAEELITKGLVVPRFTLHDGARTLATLCFDKLPTQYPYTLMTPQDTTEAVLLARLRKAGGDVHRPCQLTRVRDENDGVTVEYTDAAGNTGSIRADYVVGADGMHSVVREQAGIGFTGDSYPASFVLADVRMDWPIARDEVALHLSPEGVTVVAPLPDATEPNRYRVVATLDTAPEHPSRADIQSILDARGPGGDIHVHEVLWSSRFRVHHRVADRYRAGRILVAGDAAHVHSPAGGQGMNTGIQDAAMLGGLLVRVLAGEPDTLLDTYETTRRPVALDVVAFTDRMTRMATLTAPLARALRNLAIATLTRVPAVRTALVHRLAELTYR is encoded by the coding sequence ATGAACACCATCCAGCACCCGCTTCCCGCCACCACTTCCGTCGTAGTCGTCGGCGCCGGACCCGCCGGGCTCACCACGGCGATCACCCTGGCCGACGCCGGCGTCGACTTCGTGCTGCTGGATCGGCTCGCCGAGGGGGCCAACACCTCGCGCGCGGCCGTCATCCACGCCAGGACCCTGGAGGTGCTGCACGAACTCGGCGTTGCCGAGGAGCTGATCACCAAAGGCCTTGTGGTGCCCCGCTTCACGCTGCACGACGGCGCACGCACGCTGGCCACCCTGTGCTTCGACAAGCTCCCGACGCAGTACCCCTACACGCTGATGACACCGCAGGACACCACCGAGGCCGTGCTGCTCGCCCGCCTGCGCAAGGCGGGCGGCGACGTGCACCGCCCCTGTCAACTGACCCGGGTCCGCGACGAGAACGACGGTGTCACAGTGGAATACACCGACGCGGCGGGCAACACGGGCAGCATCCGGGCCGACTACGTGGTCGGCGCCGACGGCATGCACAGCGTCGTCCGCGAACAAGCGGGCATCGGCTTCACCGGCGACAGCTACCCCGCCTCCTTCGTCCTTGCCGATGTCCGGATGGACTGGCCGATCGCCCGTGACGAAGTGGCACTGCACCTTTCGCCGGAGGGCGTCACGGTGGTCGCGCCGCTGCCCGACGCCACCGAGCCGAATCGGTACCGCGTGGTCGCCACCCTCGACACCGCCCCGGAACACCCGAGCCGCGCCGACATCCAATCCATCCTCGACGCGCGGGGCCCCGGCGGCGACATCCACGTGCACGAGGTGCTGTGGAGCTCGCGCTTCCGGGTGCACCACCGGGTCGCCGATCGCTACCGCGCGGGCCGGATCCTGGTGGCGGGCGACGCCGCCCACGTGCACAGCCCCGCGGGCGGTCAGGGCATGAACACCGGCATCCAAGACGCCGCCATGCTGGGCGGGCTGCTCGTCCGCGTGCTGGCTGGCGAGCCGGACACCCTGCTCGACACCTACGAAACCACCAGGCGCCCGGTCGCTCTCGACGTGGTCGCGTTCACCGATCGGATGACCCGGATGGCCACGCTCACCGCGCCGCTCGCCCGCGCGCTGCGCAACCTGGCCATCGCGACGCTCACCCGAGTCCCCGCGGTACGCACCGCCCTCGTGCATCGCCTCGCCGAGCTCACCTACCGCTGA
- a CDS encoding TetR/AcrR family transcriptional regulator — MTIDPDQLPARRSDATRAAILDAARARFAAEGFGKATIRAIAADAAIDPSMVMRYFGSKDGLFAAAVDIDLVLPDLSAADPGTLGELLLRRFLALWEEPPGNAVLLTLLRSSITDEAVTARFREVFAQQVLPAVQRFGEPADAPRRSGLVVTQLLGLALCRYILRIPPVVAASREQLIADVAPTLQRYLSSTPR, encoded by the coding sequence ATGACGATCGACCCTGATCAGCTGCCCGCCCGGCGCTCCGACGCGACCCGCGCCGCGATCCTGGACGCCGCCCGCGCCCGCTTTGCCGCGGAAGGTTTCGGCAAGGCCACCATTCGCGCCATCGCGGCCGACGCCGCCATCGACCCGTCCATGGTGATGCGCTATTTCGGCAGCAAGGACGGGCTCTTCGCCGCCGCCGTCGACATCGACCTTGTGCTGCCGGATCTGTCCGCGGCCGACCCCGGCACGCTCGGGGAACTGCTGCTGCGCCGCTTTCTCGCGCTCTGGGAGGAGCCGCCCGGCAACGCGGTCTTGCTGACGCTGCTGCGCTCGTCGATCACCGACGAGGCCGTCACCGCGCGTTTCCGCGAGGTTTTCGCCCAGCAGGTGCTGCCCGCCGTGCAGCGCTTCGGCGAGCCCGCCGACGCCCCGCGGCGTAGCGGTCTCGTCGTGACCCAGTTGCTCGGTCTGGCGCTGTGCCGCTACATCCTGCGCATCCCGCCCGTGGTCGCCGCCTCACGCGAACAGCTGATCGCCGACGTCGCACCGACGCTGCAGCGCTATCTGAGCTCGACGCCACGCTGA
- a CDS encoding acyl-CoA dehydrogenase family protein, with protein sequence MDFTPTEAQLDLTRLTAEVCGKLVTADRLRELDRADERFDATLWNSLADTGVLAAALPESVGGGDFGVLEQTAVLRELGKSLAAVPYLWSIVVGAGALARFGDAAQQDRATRAGAGQIILTAALTEEHNWDLTRPNTVAAEADGGWRLTGVKTTVPVADRAERILVSATASGVPAVFLVEPGAATVTAQQVVDRSPEYLVEFTDTPAELVGTVEQGAEILDWLLTRAWLGLSALQLGTVERALELVAEYAREREQFGKAVGSFQAVAQRLADAYIDVQGLRLAVTQAAWQLAEGLPSAEAVHTAKFWAADAGHRVAHTVVHVHGGVGIDRDHIVHNYFTAAKHHEFALGAGTDHLRALGALLADPA encoded by the coding sequence ATGGATTTCACACCCACCGAAGCCCAACTCGATCTGACCCGGCTGACCGCCGAGGTGTGCGGCAAGCTCGTCACCGCCGACCGGCTGCGCGAACTCGACAGGGCCGACGAACGATTCGACGCGACGCTGTGGAACTCGCTCGCCGACACCGGCGTGCTCGCGGCGGCGCTGCCGGAATCGGTCGGCGGCGGCGACTTCGGCGTGCTCGAACAGACGGCCGTGCTGCGCGAGCTCGGCAAGTCCCTCGCCGCGGTGCCCTATCTGTGGTCGATCGTGGTCGGCGCGGGCGCACTGGCCCGCTTCGGCGATGCGGCGCAACAGGATCGGGCGACCCGGGCGGGCGCGGGCCAGATCATCCTGACCGCGGCACTGACCGAAGAGCACAACTGGGATCTGACCAGGCCGAATACGGTCGCGGCCGAGGCGGACGGCGGCTGGCGACTCACCGGCGTCAAGACCACGGTGCCGGTCGCCGACCGCGCCGAGCGCATCCTGGTCTCGGCCACCGCCTCCGGCGTGCCCGCGGTGTTCCTGGTCGAGCCAGGCGCGGCGACGGTGACCGCGCAGCAGGTCGTCGACCGCAGCCCCGAGTACCTCGTCGAATTCACCGACACCCCCGCCGAATTGGTCGGCACGGTCGAGCAGGGCGCCGAGATCCTGGACTGGCTGCTGACCCGCGCCTGGCTGGGCCTGAGCGCGCTGCAGCTCGGCACCGTGGAGCGCGCGCTCGAACTGGTCGCCGAATACGCCCGCGAGCGTGAGCAATTCGGCAAGGCGGTGGGCAGCTTCCAGGCCGTGGCACAGCGGCTCGCCGACGCCTACATCGACGTCCAGGGTCTGCGGCTCGCGGTCACCCAGGCGGCCTGGCAGCTCGCCGAGGGTCTGCCGAGCGCCGAGGCCGTGCACACCGCCAAGTTCTGGGCCGCCGACGCGGGTCACCGCGTGGCGCACACCGTCGTGCACGTCCACGGCGGGGTCGGCATCGACCGCGACCACATCGTGCACAACTACTTCACCGCCGCCAAGCACCACGAATTCGCCTTGGGCGCAGGCACCGACCACCTGCGCGCGCTCGGCGCCCTCCTGGCCGACCCCGCTTGA
- a CDS encoding acyl-CoA dehydrogenase family protein — translation MRIAYTPQQEELRAELRDYFARLITPERRAALSAQTGEYGQGTVYRDVVREMGRDGWLTLAWPKEYGGQDRPTMDQLIFTDEAAIAGAPVPFLTINSVAPTIMHYGSEEQKRFFLPKIAAGELHFAIGYSEPGAGTDLASLRTSAVRDGDDYVINGQKMWTSLIAYADYVWLAVRTDPNVKKHKGISMLIVPTTAEGLSWTPVHTMAGPDTSATYYQDVRVPASALVGQENGGWALITNQLNHERVALTSAGPLALAVRQTVEWARNTKAGNGSRVIDQEWVQVNLARVHAKVEYLKLLNWEIASRADAGGDAAPRPWDASTCKVYGTELATEAYRLLMEVLGPQAYLRQDSPGAELRGRLERMHRAALILTFGGGTNEVQRDIIAMTALEQPAAAR, via the coding sequence ATGCGCATTGCGTACACGCCGCAGCAGGAGGAGCTCCGCGCGGAGCTGCGCGACTACTTCGCGCGACTCATCACCCCCGAGCGCAGGGCCGCGCTCAGCGCGCAGACCGGCGAGTACGGCCAGGGCACCGTCTATCGCGACGTCGTGCGGGAGATGGGCCGCGACGGCTGGCTGACGCTGGCCTGGCCGAAGGAGTACGGCGGCCAGGACCGGCCGACGATGGATCAGCTGATCTTTACCGACGAGGCCGCGATCGCGGGCGCGCCCGTGCCGTTCCTGACCATCAACTCGGTCGCGCCGACGATCATGCACTACGGCAGCGAGGAGCAGAAGCGGTTCTTCCTGCCCAAAATCGCGGCCGGTGAACTGCACTTCGCCATCGGCTATTCCGAGCCGGGCGCGGGCACCGACCTGGCCAGCCTGCGCACCTCCGCGGTGCGCGACGGCGACGACTACGTGATCAACGGCCAGAAGATGTGGACCAGCCTGATCGCCTACGCCGACTACGTCTGGCTCGCGGTGCGCACCGATCCGAACGTCAAGAAGCACAAGGGCATCAGCATGCTCATCGTGCCGACCACCGCCGAGGGCCTTTCCTGGACCCCGGTGCACACCATGGCGGGCCCGGACACCAGCGCGACCTACTACCAGGACGTCCGGGTGCCCGCGAGCGCGCTCGTCGGCCAGGAGAACGGCGGCTGGGCGCTGATCACCAACCAGCTCAACCACGAGCGGGTCGCGCTGACCTCGGCAGGGCCGCTCGCGCTCGCGGTGCGCCAGACCGTCGAGTGGGCCCGTAACACCAAGGCGGGCAACGGCTCCCGGGTCATCGACCAGGAGTGGGTGCAGGTCAATCTGGCCCGGGTGCACGCGAAGGTGGAATACCTGAAGCTGCTGAACTGGGAGATCGCCAGCCGCGCCGACGCGGGCGGCGACGCCGCGCCCCGGCCGTGGGACGCCTCCACCTGCAAGGTGTACGGCACCGAACTGGCCACCGAGGCCTACCGGCTGCTCATGGAGGTGCTCGGCCCGCAGGCCTATCTGCGGCAGGACTCCCCCGGTGCCGAACTGCGCGGACGGCTCGAGCGGATGCACCGTGCCGCGCTGATCCTGACCTTCGGCGGCGGCACCAACGAGGTGCAGCGCGACATCATCGCGATGACCGCCCTCGAGCAACCCGCCGCCGCGCGCTGA